A genomic window from Bacteroidota bacterium includes:
- a CDS encoding aspartate-semialdehyde dehydrogenase has translation MKIAVVGATGLVGTKMLEVLAERNFPVTELIPVASERSAGKEISFKGEKYKVVIPAVAIGMKPQIALFSAGGNTSLEWAPKFAEAGITVIDNSSAWRMDTSKKLIVPELNAEVLTPSDRIIANPNCSTIQMVVALNPLHKKYKVKRIVVSTYQSVTGTGKKAVDQLMNERKNQKGEMAYAYTIDMNAIPQIDVFMDNGYTKEEMKMVNETRKIMRDDSIRLTATAVRIPVMGGHSESVNVEFENEFDLAEVRTLLEKSPGIAVIDDVKNLQYPMPLLHAHNKDEVFVGRLRRDETQPKTLNMWIVSDNLRKGAATNAVQIAEYLVEKKLV, from the coding sequence ATGAAAATAGCTGTTGTAGGTGCCACCGGATTAGTAGGCACAAAAATGCTGGAAGTGCTCGCAGAGAGAAATTTCCCAGTTACAGAGCTGATCCCGGTTGCTTCGGAAAGATCGGCCGGGAAAGAAATTTCTTTCAAAGGGGAAAAATATAAAGTGGTAATTCCCGCAGTGGCCATTGGCATGAAACCACAGATCGCATTATTTTCTGCCGGTGGAAACACTTCGCTAGAATGGGCGCCGAAATTTGCTGAAGCAGGAATCACGGTGATCGATAATTCTTCGGCATGGAGAATGGATACTTCGAAAAAACTCATTGTACCCGAACTGAATGCGGAAGTATTGACACCAAGCGACAGGATCATTGCCAACCCGAATTGTTCCACCATTCAAATGGTAGTGGCGCTGAATCCGCTGCACAAAAAATACAAAGTGAAAAGAATTGTGGTCAGCACTTACCAATCGGTGACGGGCACAGGAAAAAAAGCGGTCGATCAGTTGATGAATGAAAGAAAAAATCAAAAAGGAGAAATGGCGTATGCTTACACGATAGACATGAATGCAATTCCGCAGATCGATGTGTTCATGGATAACGGATACACGAAGGAAGAAATGAAAATGGTGAATGAAACGAGGAAGATCATGCGCGATGATTCCATTCGCCTTACCGCAACGGCAGTGCGCATTCCTGTTATGGGTGGCCACTCGGAATCGGTGAATGTGGAATTTGAAAATGAATTTGATCTTGCGGAGGTGCGTACGTTATTGGAGAAATCGCCGGGAATTGCGGTTATCGATGATGTGAAAAATCTGCAGTATCCGATGCCGCTGCTTCATGCGCACAATAAGGATGAGGTTTTTGTCGGAAGATTGCGCCGCGATGAAACACAACCGAAAACGCTCAATATGTGGATCGTTTCTGATAACCTGCGCAAAGGAGCAGCGACGAACGCAGTACAGATCGCAGAATATTTAGTGGAGAAAAAATTAGTGTGA